The sequence GCCCGACGGCACGCTGATCGACACCGCCGCCGAGCCCGGTCTGACCCAACTTTACGCCTCGAGCGAGGGAACCCTCGGCGTGACCGTCGAGCTGCGGCTGCAGCTGATGGAGCGCCCGCCGACCTCGGCCACGGCGCGGGCGGTTTTCGACTCTCCGGTGGCCGCCGGACGCGGGGTGACCGGCCTGCTGGCCCGGGGGCTCAAGCCCGCCAAGCTGGAGTTCATGGACGCCCAGACCCTGGCCTGCGTGGCCCGTTACCGCGGCGAGCCGGAGCCCGAGCCGGGGACCGCCCTGCTGCTGGTCGAGCTGCTGGGCGGCCCCGAGGAAATCGAGGCGGACCTTCGGATCGTCCGCGCGGTCTTCAGCACCGCGGGCGCCCCGGAGGTCCTCGTCGCTCTGGATGAGACCGAGCAGGAGGACCTCTGGTCGATGCGCCGCGACGCCAGCCCCGCCATCGCCGGGCTCAAGCCGCTCAAGGTCAACGAGGACGTCGTCGTCCCCCGAGGGAGGCTGCCCGAGCTCGTCGCCCGCCTGGAGAGCCTGCGCAAGAATCTCGACCTGCTGGTGCCCGTCTTCGGTCACGCCGGTGACGGCAACCTCCACGTCAACATCATGTGCGATCCCGCCGACGCCGCCGAGATGGCCCGCGTCGAGCGCGCCCTGGACCAACTCTTCACCGCCGTCCTCCAGCTCGGCGGCAGCATCTCCGGCGAGCACGGTATCGGAGTGGCCAAGCAGCCCTTCATCGACCGCGAGCTGCCCGCGGAACTGCTCGAACTCTCCCGCCGCCTGAAGAGCCGCCTGGATCCGAACGGCCTGCTCAACCCCGCCAAGATCTTCCCCTCCACCGATCGATGACGCGCGAACGCAGAGAAGAAATCCTCGGCGCTCTGCACTGCCGACGCCTCCTCGATCTGGCCTCGGGCAGCGGCGACTTTATCCTCAAACTGATCGAAGCCGGGGCGGCCCTCAAAGGCATCGTCGCCGTGGATATCGACCACCGCTGGCTCGACGAGGGCCGGGGACGCCCGCGCGGCCGGACCGTCCACCGCCTGGTCGCCGACGGCCGCCGCCTGCCCTTCACCCAATCGAGCTTCGACTGCGTCAGCATCGCCAACGGCATGCACCACTTCGAAGATCCCGCCACCGTGCTGCGCGAGGCCCGCCGGGTCCTGAACCCCGGCGGCCGCCTGCTGATCGACGAGATCAGCTCCTCGGGGCTGGCTCCCGCCCAGGCCAACCGCCACGCCTACCACACCCTCAGCGCCGAACTCGACCGCGCTACGGGAAGCGTTCATCACCCCGCCCTGACCGACGACGAGATCACCGACCTGGTCGAAACCGCCGGCTTTTCCATCCAACGCGGCATCAGCTACACTCCACTGTTCGAGGGCGACTACACCGCCCATATTAACCTGCGCCTCAACCGCCTCGAGGAGCGGATCCGCGACGCCGCCCTCGACGACGCCCGGCGCGCCGACTTCCTCCGGTGCCTGACCGAGCTGCGCCGGGCGATCCGCCGTCGCGGAGTACAACCCCAGCCGCAGTTTATCTGCCTGGCACGCTCGGGGTGACGCCGCCGCCGGCGACCTTTGAAAAACCGCCGCCGGAAAGGGCGCAATAACCAGCGAACCCGCCCGCCGGAACCGGCACGGTTTTTGCGGAGGCGGGACGTTGATTGCGCGACAACGGCCGCCGAGATGCAAAAACCGTGCCGGTTCCGGCGCCGCGGAATCAAGCGCCGACACCGGACTGCACTTGTTTTTCAAAGGTCGCCGGCCCGCCCCACAGCCCCGGCGAATATCTGTTAGAATCGGTTCCGACCGTTTCAACCGTTAAAAGGAGCGACTTTGGCAGACAACGCTAAATCCGACCACCAACGAGAGCGCAAGAGCAGTTTCGACACCCGGGACTCGACCTGGCACGACGCCGCCGTGGCCTTCAGCGAGCGCTACCGCAACTTCATCGACCTCTCGCGCACCGAACGCGAGAGCGTGGCCTCCCTGGCCAAGATGGGCGTCGAGCACGGCTACATCGAATACCAGCCTGACGAAAGCCGCCCCGGCGCTCCGGGTTATCTCTTCGTCAGCCGCGGCAAGGCCCTGGCCCTCTACCGTCCCGGCAAGCGGCCCGCCGCCGAGGGTGTCAA comes from Candidatus Coatesbacteria bacterium and encodes:
- a CDS encoding FAD-binding protein, which codes for MSGIDRRLLRILRRIVGRRNLLRKPHQLLAHSYDATNRRHPPELVVRVTERGQVAQVLAACRAAGVPLTPRGAGTGFTGGSLPLHGGVVLLLDRLNRIIEIDPARRTAVVEPGVVTAELQTAVEQHGLFYPPDPASLKISTLGGNYAENAGGPRCVSFGVTADWIRSALIALPDGTLIDTAAEPGLTQLYASSEGTLGVTVELRLQLMERPPTSATARAVFDSPVAAGRGVTGLLARGLKPAKLEFMDAQTLACVARYRGEPEPEPGTALLLVELLGGPEEIEADLRIVRAVFSTAGAPEVLVALDETEQEDLWSMRRDASPAIAGLKPLKVNEDVVVPRGRLPELVARLESLRKNLDLLVPVFGHAGDGNLHVNIMCDPADAAEMARVERALDQLFTAVLQLGGSISGEHGIGVAKQPFIDRELPAELLELSRRLKSRLDPNGLLNPAKIFPSTDR
- a CDS encoding methyltransferase domain-containing protein yields the protein MTRERREEILGALHCRRLLDLASGSGDFILKLIEAGAALKGIVAVDIDHRWLDEGRGRPRGRTVHRLVADGRRLPFTQSSFDCVSIANGMHHFEDPATVLREARRVLNPGGRLLIDEISSSGLAPAQANRHAYHTLSAELDRATGSVHHPALTDDEITDLVETAGFSIQRGISYTPLFEGDYTAHINLRLNRLEERIRDAALDDARRADFLRCLTELRRAIRRRGVQPQPQFICLARSG